CAGTTTTTAATAATGATAAAATCGATGTAATTTGGGATAGTGAGGTTGTCAAGTTAGAGGGTAGCGGACTTGTAAACTCCATGACAATTAAGAATTTAAAAACCGGTGAGACTAGGACCATCACAGCTGATCCGGATCATGGTACATTTGGAGTTTTCGTGTTTATAGGAAATATACCGCAAACCGAACTATTTAAAGATATATTAGAGTTGGATTCAGGTTATATAGTTACTGATGAAGATATGAGAACTGAAATACCCGGCGTATATGCTGCAGGTGATGTTAGAAAGAAAACACTGAGACAAGTTATTACAGCAGCGGCGGACGGGGCTATAGCCGCATTTGTGGCAGGAAAAGACCTTGAAAATTCAAGGCATTAAATTTGCTTTTAATATGGTTTCCATATTAAATAAAATATTTAGGAGGTGAGTCTATGCGTCTAGAGTTAGGAAATATCCTAATTAAAGATGTTCAATTTGGTAATGAAACCAAGGTTGAAGATCATGTGCTTTATGTTAATAAGGAAGAGTTAATCGAACTTATTAAACAAGACGAGCATATAACTGAAGTAGACGTAGATTTAGCTAGACCTGGTGAAAGTGTTAGAATTACACCGGTAAAGGACGTCATAGAACCACGTGTTAAGGTTGAAGGACCTGGATGTATTTTCCCTGGAATCCTTGGCAAACCTGATATGGTTGGTTCAGGAAAAACTCACGTTTTGAAAGGTGCAGCTGTTATGACGGTTGGTAAAATCGTTGGATTCCAAGAAGGAATCGTAGATATGTGTGGTCCGGGAGCGGAGTTTACACCATTCTCTAAGCTGAACAATGTTGTTATAAACGTTGAGAGACAAGAGGGTCTTGAGCCTCATGCTCATGAGCATGCGGTTAGAATGGCAGGACTTAGAGCGGCAGCTTACTTAGGAGAAGCAGCAAGAAATGTTACTCCTGATGAAGTTGAAGTATACGAGACTAAGCCATTATTTGAACAAGCTGAAGAGCTTAAAGACCTACCAAAAGTAGCATACGTACAAATGATTCAAACTCAAGGATTACTACATGATACTTATGTATACGGTGTAGATGGAAAGCAAATTATTCCTACAATCCTTTATCCAACAGAGTCAATGGACGGAGCAGTAGTAAGTGGTAACTGTGTATCTGCATGTGATAAGAATACAACTTACCATCAAATTAACAACCCGGTTGTTAAAGCACTATTCGAAAAACACGGTAAAGAAATCAACTTCGTTGGAACTATCGTAACTAACGAAAACGTGTACTTGGCAGATAAAGAAAGATCTTCTAATATGACTGCAAAATTAGCTGAATTCTTAGGACTTGATGGAGCAATTGTTTCTCAAGAAGGTTTCGGTAACCCTGATACTGACCTAATAATGAACGCTAAGAAACTGGCAGGTAAAGGTATTAAGACAGTTATAATAACTGACGAATACGCTGGAAGAGACGGCGCGAGCCAGTCATTAGCAGACGCAGATCCATCAGCAGATGCTGTTGTAACAGGCGGAAATGCTAATGAAATTATAGTTCTTCCAAAACTTGATAAAGTTATCGGAACTTTAGATTATACTGATATCATAGCAGGTGGTTTTGACGGATCATTAAGAGAAGACGGAACTATCATGGTAGAGATTCAAGCTATCACAGGAGCAACAAATGAGCTTGGATTCAACAAGATGTCAGCTACAGGATACTAAAATATAAAAAATAAAATTTAAACTATGAAAGGAGACGCAGAAATGACAATTTTTCAAGAAGGCAGAAAAGTTATCATCATCGGCGATAGAGACGGTGTACCAGGTCCAGCCATCGAAGAATGTGTAAAGACAACTCCTGCTGAAGTAGTTTTCTCAGCAACAGAGTGTTTCGTCTGAACCGCTGCAGGGGCAATGGATCTTGAAAATCAAAGAAGGGTAAAAGAATTAGCAGAAAAGCACGGAGCAGAGAACATAGTAGTTGTTCTAGGTGGTGCAGAAGCTGAATCAACAACACTTGCAGCAGAAACTGTAACAGCAGGTGACCCAACTTATGCAGGAGCATTGTCAGGAGTCCAGTTGGGACTAAGAGCATATCACGCAGTAGAACCAGCATTCAAAGAAGAAGTTGACGCTGATGTTTATGACGAGCAAATCGGAATGATGGAAATGGTTCTTGATGTAGACGAAATAGCTGAAGCTATCGAAGAAATTAGAAAAGAATACACTAAGTTTGATTAATATAAATAATAAAATATTGGAGAGGGGGGAATTGAATGGGTAAATTGAGAATAGTTCATTATATTAACCAGTTCTTTGCCGGAATCGGTGGGGAAGAAATGGCGCATGTTGAACCTGAGGTTAGAGAAGAAGTAATCGGACCGGGTCTCGCTATCCAAGCTGGATTCAAAGATGAAGGCGAAATAGTTGCAACTGTAATATGTGGTGACTCATATTTCGGAGAAAACATGGATGAAGCGAAAGCTAAAATCCTTGAAATGGTTAAAAAGTATGAACCTGATTTATTCATTGCAGGACCTGCTTTTAATGCCGGACGTTATGGAGTTGCAGCGGGTTCAATCACCGAAGCAGTTCAAAACGAACTAGGCATCCCGGCTATAACTGGAATGTACGTAGAAAATCCAGGTGCCGATATGTTTAAGAAGTCTGTATATATAGTTTCTACTAAGAACAGTGCAGCA
The sequence above is a segment of the Peptoniphilaceae bacterium AMB_02 genome. Coding sequences within it:
- a CDS encoding glycine/sarcosine/betaine reductase component B subunit — encoded protein: MRLELGNILIKDVQFGNETKVEDHVLYVNKEELIELIKQDEHITEVDVDLARPGESVRITPVKDVIEPRVKVEGPGCIFPGILGKPDMVGSGKTHVLKGAAVMTVGKIVGFQEGIVDMCGPGAEFTPFSKLNNVVINVERQEGLEPHAHEHAVRMAGLRAAAYLGEAARNVTPDEVEVYETKPLFEQAEELKDLPKVAYVQMIQTQGLLHDTYVYGVDGKQIIPTILYPTESMDGAVVSGNCVSACDKNTTYHQINNPVVKALFEKHGKEINFVGTIVTNENVYLADKERSSNMTAKLAEFLGLDGAIVSQEGFGNPDTDLIMNAKKLAGKGIKTVIITDEYAGRDGASQSLADADPSADAVVTGGNANEIIVLPKLDKVIGTLDYTDIIAGGFDGSLREDGTIMVEIQAITGATNELGFNKMSATGY
- the grdA gene encoding glycine/sarcosine/betaine reductase complex selenoprotein A codes for the protein MTIFQEGRKVIIIGDRDGVPGPAIEECVKTTPAEVVFSATECFVUTAAGAMDLENQRRVKELAEKHGAENIVVVLGGAEAESTTLAAETVTAGDPTYAGALSGVQLGLRAYHAVEPAFKEEVDADVYDEQIGMMEMVLDVDEIAEAIEEIRKEYTKFD